In Microbacterium foliorum, the following proteins share a genomic window:
- the murD gene encoding UDP-N-acetylmuramoyl-L-alanine--D-glutamate ligase → MSTEARLATLTSWSSDWSGLRVAVLGLSMTGFSVADTLTELGADVLVLSESAEEEYAKLLPVIGARLELGPLDQVPETLAEFAPEVVIASPGFAPSHPVIRWTQESGIALWGDIELAWRVRDKVPRPDGTPADWVLITGTNGKTTTTQLTASLLVEGGLRAAPCGNIGVPVLDAVRDPAGFDALVVELSSHQLWYLGLSRAEGELYPHASVCLNLADDHLVWHGSARAYRDAKALVYRNTRVACVYNKADEATRIMVEEAEVVEGARAIGFDLGIPGPSDLGVVEGLIVDRAFLDDRTSSALELTTVADLRDAGLAAPHIVQNILAASALARSLGVAPEAIHAALQSFRLDEHRIQIIARHGGITWVDDSKATNPHAAASSLRAYPGAVWVVGGDLKGVDIGDLVATAGTTARAAVVIGVERAAVVAAFERHAPQVPVFEVDAGETGQVMNRVVEIAAGIVEDEGTVLLAPAAASFDQFSSYADRGHRFAEAVQDWIDRGSADDAGRTPPPL, encoded by the coding sequence GTGTCGACTGAGGCGAGGCTCGCGACGCTCACGAGCTGGAGCTCCGACTGGTCGGGTCTGCGTGTGGCGGTTCTCGGACTCTCCATGACCGGCTTCTCGGTGGCCGACACGCTGACCGAACTCGGTGCGGATGTGCTGGTCCTGTCCGAATCCGCGGAAGAGGAGTATGCCAAGCTCCTGCCGGTGATCGGCGCCCGGCTCGAGCTCGGGCCTCTCGATCAGGTTCCCGAGACACTGGCGGAATTCGCGCCCGAGGTCGTCATCGCGTCTCCGGGGTTCGCTCCCTCGCACCCCGTGATCCGCTGGACGCAGGAGTCCGGCATCGCGCTCTGGGGTGACATCGAGCTCGCCTGGCGAGTGCGTGACAAGGTGCCGCGCCCTGATGGCACTCCGGCCGACTGGGTGCTCATCACCGGCACCAATGGCAAGACCACCACGACGCAGCTCACCGCCTCCCTTCTGGTCGAAGGCGGACTGCGTGCGGCGCCCTGCGGCAACATCGGAGTGCCGGTGCTCGACGCGGTGCGCGACCCGGCGGGCTTCGATGCGCTCGTCGTCGAGCTGTCGAGCCATCAGCTCTGGTATCTCGGGCTCTCCCGAGCCGAAGGCGAGCTGTATCCGCATGCCTCGGTGTGCCTGAACCTCGCCGACGACCATCTGGTGTGGCACGGGAGCGCGCGGGCGTACCGCGACGCGAAGGCTCTCGTCTACCGCAACACCCGCGTCGCCTGCGTCTACAACAAGGCCGACGAGGCGACCAGGATCATGGTCGAGGAGGCCGAGGTCGTCGAGGGCGCGCGCGCGATCGGCTTCGATCTCGGCATCCCCGGTCCGAGCGACCTCGGTGTCGTGGAGGGGCTGATCGTCGATCGCGCGTTCCTGGACGACCGGACCAGCAGCGCCCTCGAGCTCACGACCGTCGCGGACCTCCGGGATGCCGGCCTTGCCGCGCCGCACATCGTGCAGAACATCCTCGCGGCGAGTGCGCTCGCGCGCTCGCTGGGCGTCGCGCCCGAGGCGATCCACGCCGCGCTGCAGTCCTTCCGGCTCGACGAGCATCGCATCCAGATCATCGCCCGACACGGCGGCATCACCTGGGTGGACGACTCCAAGGCGACCAACCCTCATGCGGCCGCTTCGTCGCTCCGCGCGTACCCCGGTGCGGTCTGGGTCGTCGGCGGCGACCTCAAGGGCGTCGACATCGGCGATCTGGTCGCGACGGCCGGCACGACCGCCCGTGCGGCCGTGGTCATCGGAGTGGAGCGCGCGGCCGTCGTCGCGGCATTCGAGCGACACGCGCCGCAGGTGCCGGTGTTCGAGGTGGATGCTGGCGAGACTGGTCAGGTCATGAATCGCGTGGTGGAGATCGCCGCGGGGATCGTCGAAGACGAGGGCACAGTTCTGCTGGCCCCCGCAGCGGCCTCCTTCGATCAGTTCTCCAGCTATGCGGATCGAGGACACCGCTTCGCCGAAGCGGTGCAGGACTGGATAGACCGGGGGAGCGCCGATGACGCAGGTCGAACGCCCCCACCGCTCTGA
- the mraY gene encoding phospho-N-acetylmuramoyl-pentapeptide-transferase: MRSLIMAAAISLAFTLFLTPVFLRLFRKWGWGQVIRTPEAIENPNHEAKRGTPTMGGVIFIVGTMVGYFTGTYVGGGTPALSALLVIWLMVGFGAVGFIDDYMKVRSQRSLGLSGWRKIIGQLVVIIPFGIVALNFPNAFDQTPASGSISLFRDIPWLNLFAFTAILGWALYLLWISVIGVATSNSVNLTDGLDGLAAGAGVIVVGAYSLIAFWQFKQSCVGEGVETAALGGCYEVRDPFSLAIIAASFAASLIGFLWWNAPKAKVFMGDVGSMAIGGVITAMAILTRTELLLLVIAGVFVLASGSVILQRAYFKITRGKRLFLMSPFHHHLEMRGWSEVTIVVRMWIIAGLLAISAVGLFYVEWLTRVD; this comes from the coding sequence GTGAGATCTCTCATCATGGCGGCTGCCATCTCGCTCGCCTTCACTCTCTTCCTGACTCCCGTCTTCCTCCGGCTCTTCCGCAAGTGGGGCTGGGGGCAGGTCATCCGCACGCCCGAGGCGATCGAGAACCCGAACCACGAGGCGAAGCGCGGCACACCCACCATGGGTGGCGTGATCTTCATCGTCGGCACGATGGTCGGCTACTTCACCGGCACGTACGTCGGTGGCGGCACCCCCGCGCTGTCCGCGCTTCTCGTCATCTGGCTGATGGTGGGCTTCGGAGCCGTCGGCTTCATCGACGACTACATGAAGGTGCGGAGCCAGCGCAGCCTCGGGCTCTCGGGCTGGCGCAAGATCATCGGCCAGCTCGTCGTGATCATCCCGTTCGGCATCGTCGCCCTGAACTTCCCGAACGCGTTCGATCAGACTCCGGCATCCGGGTCGATCTCGCTGTTCCGCGACATCCCCTGGCTGAACCTCTTCGCCTTCACAGCGATCCTCGGGTGGGCGCTGTATCTGCTCTGGATCTCGGTCATCGGCGTCGCGACGTCGAACAGCGTCAACCTCACAGACGGCCTCGACGGTCTCGCCGCGGGCGCCGGAGTCATCGTCGTCGGTGCCTACAGCCTGATCGCGTTCTGGCAGTTCAAGCAGTCGTGCGTCGGAGAGGGCGTCGAGACGGCGGCTCTGGGCGGATGCTACGAAGTGCGCGATCCGTTCAGCCTGGCTATCATCGCCGCGTCGTTCGCCGCGAGCCTGATCGGCTTCCTCTGGTGGAACGCGCCCAAGGCGAAGGTCTTCATGGGTGATGTCGGATCCATGGCGATCGGAGGCGTCATCACCGCCATGGCGATCCTCACCCGCACAGAGCTGCTGCTTCTCGTGATCGCCGGCGTCTTCGTCCTCGCCTCCGGGTCGGTGATCCTCCAGCGCGCATACTTCAAGATCACCCGCGGCAAGCGGCTGTTCCTGATGAGCCCCTTCCACCACCATCTCGAGATGCGCGGGTGGTCCGAGGTGACGATCGTGGTCCGCATGTGGATCATCGCGGGTCTCCTCGCGATCTCGGCGGTCGGCCTGTTCTATGTGGAGTGGCTGACACGTGTCGACTGA
- a CDS encoding UDP-N-acetylmuramoyl-tripeptide--D-alanyl-D-alanine ligase, whose product MIALSLAEIAAVVGGDLRLAGSSTADTVIDGVVDTDSRNMAPGSVFVAKPGAETDGHRFVGSALAAGAALAIVEHEVDEEIAQIVVPDVVVALADLAREVVARVRAAGDLKIVGITGSNGKTTTKNFLARILADEGETVAPINSYNNEVGAPVTMLRVTDGTRFLVSEFGADAPGSIARLAGLVEPDVAVVLMVGMAHAGGFGGIEATAKAKSELVAAARPSGTAVLNIDDARVAAMGELAESRGMQVVSFGQSATADVQAHDLEVTASGTSCIIEAAGESLPLRLQVLGAHHIGNALAAITAAGVLGVSAADAIARLETVEIAERWRMQPMGSDRVRIINDAYNASPDSMAAALRTLAQITGPDERTVAVLGAMSELGETAGEEHDRIGLLAVRLNIQRIVVVGPEARRLYISAIGEGSWDSEAIFFPDQDAAFDYLRTELRDGDRVLVKSSNSVGLRHLGDRLGELFS is encoded by the coding sequence ATGATCGCCCTGTCGCTTGCTGAGATCGCCGCCGTCGTCGGGGGTGATCTCCGCCTCGCCGGTTCTTCGACCGCCGACACCGTCATCGACGGTGTGGTCGACACCGACTCGCGCAACATGGCGCCCGGATCCGTCTTCGTCGCGAAGCCAGGAGCCGAGACCGACGGACATCGGTTCGTCGGGTCGGCGCTGGCCGCCGGTGCCGCTCTCGCGATCGTCGAGCACGAGGTCGATGAGGAGATCGCGCAGATCGTCGTGCCCGACGTCGTCGTCGCTCTCGCCGACCTCGCGCGCGAGGTGGTCGCGCGCGTGCGCGCGGCGGGAGATCTGAAGATCGTCGGGATCACCGGATCGAACGGCAAGACGACGACGAAGAACTTCCTCGCCCGCATCCTCGCCGACGAGGGTGAGACCGTCGCGCCGATCAACTCGTACAACAACGAGGTGGGCGCACCGGTCACCATGCTGCGCGTCACGGACGGCACGCGCTTCCTCGTCAGTGAGTTCGGCGCGGATGCGCCGGGGAGCATCGCCCGTCTCGCCGGACTCGTGGAGCCGGACGTCGCGGTGGTGCTGATGGTCGGAATGGCGCATGCCGGCGGATTCGGCGGCATCGAGGCGACAGCCAAGGCCAAGTCCGAGCTCGTGGCCGCTGCACGCCCCTCAGGCACAGCTGTGCTCAACATCGACGACGCCCGCGTGGCCGCGATGGGCGAGCTCGCCGAGTCGCGGGGCATGCAGGTCGTCAGCTTCGGCCAGAGTGCCACCGCAGACGTGCAGGCCCACGACCTCGAGGTCACCGCATCCGGCACCTCGTGCATCATCGAAGCGGCGGGGGAGAGCCTGCCCCTGCGCCTGCAGGTGCTCGGCGCGCACCACATCGGCAATGCGCTGGCGGCCATCACCGCCGCGGGGGTGCTCGGAGTGTCAGCGGCCGACGCCATCGCGCGTCTCGAGACGGTCGAGATCGCGGAGCGCTGGCGCATGCAGCCGATGGGCAGCGACCGAGTGCGCATCATCAACGACGCCTACAACGCCAGCCCCGACTCCATGGCGGCGGCGCTGCGCACTCTCGCCCAGATCACCGGCCCGGATGAGCGGACGGTCGCGGTGCTCGGCGCCATGAGCGAGCTCGGTGAGACCGCCGGCGAGGAGCATGACCGCATCGGACTGCTGGCCGTGCGGCTGAACATCCAGCGGATCGTCGTCGTGGGCCCCGAGGCCCGCAGGCTCTACATCTCGGCCATCGGCGAAGGGTCCTGGGACAGCGAGGCCATCTTCTTCCCCGACCAGGACGCGGCGTTCGACTACCTGCGCACCGAACTCCGCGACGGCGACCGCGTGCTCGTGAAGTCCTCCAATTCCGTGGGCCTCCGGCACCTCGGCGATCGTCTGGGAGAATTGTTCTCGTGA
- a CDS encoding peptidoglycan D,D-transpeptidase FtsI family protein, which produces MTTRATRTPRRRTVVALAVILAVLAAFVVRLVDIQVVKADEHVAQSLEFIAHRTSIPGERGSVVDSEGSVLAESVLVYDAQLSPQVIRLLEEDEKNPPKLPWAEASTRMAEIMGIDADELRAEVAAELAENPDSQYLPLVKGLSTEKYIELRELKVSSYLEMKPREVRVYPNGAVAGNLLGYLDGTGAAQTGVEKMDEKCLAPTDGEESYRTGKNNVVIPGSESRVDAVDGGTVQLTVNSDLQWYMQQMIAEEAQAQGAKGGTVTVVEVGTGKIRAAAEWPTMDPNDLDASSPETWTSKLFTYPFEPGSTFKAVTAAAVMENAGVTMTSPTVSASSHEKFDNGAVINDAFVHPTFQYTLAGALIDSSNVALSKFGTMVSPDIRHDYLERFGVGDTTIGFPNETSGEIHPTSDWDNQSLYTTTFGQYFTVTAPQLAGAYQAIANGGEKIGLSLVESCTAPDGTVVTPEAPESEQIVKPETAADLTRMLENVAVQGGNADRIQVPGYRVTSKTGTAQIPDGKGGYKSGVYYTSMVGFAPVDDPQYVVVVTLDEPTRVTSSAATASAFQKAMTQTMKTYRVMPSSSPMDALLPKFE; this is translated from the coding sequence ATGACGACACGAGCAACACGGACGCCGCGGCGCCGCACGGTCGTCGCGCTCGCGGTGATCCTGGCGGTCCTGGCGGCATTCGTCGTGCGTCTCGTCGACATCCAGGTTGTGAAGGCGGATGAGCATGTTGCCCAGTCGCTCGAGTTCATCGCGCACCGCACCTCCATTCCGGGCGAGCGCGGTTCAGTGGTCGACAGCGAGGGATCGGTGCTCGCCGAGAGCGTCCTGGTCTACGACGCGCAGCTCAGCCCCCAGGTCATCCGGCTGCTGGAGGAGGACGAGAAGAATCCGCCGAAACTGCCGTGGGCCGAGGCATCGACCCGCATGGCCGAGATCATGGGCATCGATGCAGACGAGCTGCGGGCCGAGGTCGCAGCGGAGCTCGCGGAGAACCCTGATTCGCAGTACCTCCCGCTGGTCAAGGGCCTCAGCACCGAGAAGTACATCGAACTCCGCGAACTCAAGGTGTCGTCGTACCTCGAGATGAAGCCGCGCGAGGTTCGGGTCTACCCGAACGGCGCTGTGGCGGGAAACCTGCTGGGATACCTCGACGGAACGGGCGCCGCGCAGACCGGGGTCGAGAAGATGGACGAGAAGTGCCTCGCTCCGACCGACGGCGAAGAGTCGTATCGCACGGGCAAGAACAACGTCGTCATCCCCGGCAGCGAGAGCAGGGTGGATGCCGTCGACGGCGGCACCGTGCAGCTGACGGTCAACAGTGATCTGCAGTGGTACATGCAGCAGATGATCGCCGAGGAGGCGCAGGCCCAGGGCGCCAAGGGCGGCACTGTCACCGTGGTCGAGGTCGGCACCGGAAAGATCCGTGCAGCCGCCGAATGGCCGACCATGGACCCCAACGATCTCGACGCATCGTCGCCGGAGACCTGGACCAGCAAGCTCTTCACCTACCCGTTCGAGCCGGGGTCGACCTTCAAAGCGGTGACCGCTGCGGCCGTCATGGAGAACGCCGGCGTGACCATGACGAGTCCGACCGTGTCGGCGTCCTCGCATGAGAAGTTCGACAACGGTGCCGTGATCAACGACGCGTTCGTCCACCCCACGTTCCAGTACACCCTCGCCGGCGCGCTGATCGACTCCTCGAACGTCGCACTGTCGAAGTTCGGCACCATGGTGAGCCCCGACATCCGGCACGACTACCTCGAGCGCTTCGGCGTGGGCGACACGACGATCGGGTTCCCCAACGAGACGTCCGGGGAGATCCACCCCACGAGCGACTGGGACAACCAGTCGCTCTACACGACCACGTTCGGTCAGTACTTCACGGTCACCGCTCCCCAGCTCGCCGGCGCGTATCAGGCGATCGCGAACGGCGGCGAGAAGATCGGCCTCTCGCTGGTCGAGTCGTGCACGGCGCCCGACGGCACGGTGGTCACACCCGAGGCGCCCGAGTCAGAGCAGATCGTCAAGCCCGAGACCGCAGCCGACCTGACGCGCATGCTCGAGAACGTCGCCGTTCAGGGAGGCAACGCCGACCGCATCCAGGTGCCCGGCTACCGTGTGACGAGCAAGACGGGTACTGCGCAGATCCCTGACGGCAAGGGCGGATACAAGTCGGGCGTGTACTACACCAGCATGGTGGGCTTCGCGCCGGTCGACGATCCGCAGTACGTCGTGGTGGTGACTCTCGATGAGCCGACTAGAGTTACATCGTCTGCTGCTACCGCTTCTGCCTTCCAGAAGGCGATGACCCAGACCATGAAGACCTACCGCGTGATGCCGTCCTCCAGCCCGATGGACGCACTGCTTCCCAAGTTCGAATAG
- the rsmH gene encoding 16S rRNA (cytosine(1402)-N(4))-methyltransferase RsmH, whose product MNLRDIHTPVLLDRCVELLAPALQADGAVLVDATLGMGGHSEALLERFPNIRLVGLDRDTDALRIAGERLARFKDRITLVHTVYDEIGLHAQGAAGILFDLGVSSLQLDEAERGFAYSKDAPLDMRMDQTKGVTAAEVIATYNEGNLRRIFERYGEEKLAGRYARFIIAAREKKPITRSGELVEILQAATPAAAQRSGHPAKRVFQALRIEVNAELNVLADAIPSAMDALAVGGRIVVMSYQSLEDRLVKQAFAAGAASTAPRGLPVELPEHAPRFRIITKGAELADDDERARNPRAIPVRLRAAEKVRENS is encoded by the coding sequence ATGAACCTCCGCGACATCCACACCCCAGTTCTGCTCGACCGCTGCGTCGAGCTCCTCGCTCCCGCCCTGCAAGCCGACGGAGCGGTGCTCGTCGATGCCACTCTCGGCATGGGCGGTCACTCCGAGGCACTGCTCGAGCGGTTCCCGAACATCCGTCTCGTCGGACTCGATCGCGACACCGACGCCCTGCGCATCGCGGGGGAGCGGCTCGCTCGCTTCAAGGACCGGATCACACTCGTGCACACCGTCTACGACGAGATCGGGCTGCACGCCCAGGGCGCGGCCGGCATCCTCTTCGACCTCGGCGTCTCGTCTCTGCAGCTCGACGAGGCAGAGCGCGGCTTCGCGTACTCCAAAGACGCCCCGCTCGACATGCGGATGGATCAGACGAAGGGCGTCACGGCCGCCGAGGTCATCGCGACCTACAACGAGGGCAACCTGCGTCGCATCTTCGAGCGCTACGGCGAGGAGAAGCTCGCGGGTCGCTACGCGCGGTTCATCATCGCCGCGCGCGAGAAGAAGCCGATCACCCGATCCGGTGAGCTCGTGGAGATCCTCCAAGCGGCCACGCCTGCAGCGGCTCAGCGTTCCGGTCACCCGGCCAAGCGCGTCTTCCAGGCGCTGCGCATCGAAGTGAACGCCGAACTCAACGTGCTGGCTGATGCGATCCCGTCCGCGATGGACGCGCTCGCGGTCGGCGGGCGCATCGTGGTCATGTCCTACCAGTCTCTCGAGGATCGACTCGTGAAGCAGGCCTTCGCTGCCGGCGCCGCCTCCACCGCGCCGCGGGGCCTGCCCGTCGAACTGCCGGAACACGCACCTCGATTCCGCATCATCACCAAGGGAGCCGAGCTCGCCGACGACGACGAGCGGGCTCGCAACCCCCGAGCCATTCCGGTCAGACTGCGTGCCGCAGAGAAAGTGCGGGAGAACTCATGA
- the mraZ gene encoding division/cell wall cluster transcriptional repressor MraZ, producing the protein MLLGTHSPKLDDKGRVILPAKFREDLGGGIVVTRGQERCLYVFSTAEFETMHERIRQAPLANKQARDFMRLFLSGASAEMPDSQNRITIPVHLRQYAGLQKELIVTGVGAHAEIWDAESWNSYLAAGEETYSELEQEVIPGLF; encoded by the coding sequence ATGTTGCTGGGAACGCATTCTCCGAAGTTGGACGACAAGGGGCGGGTCATCCTTCCCGCGAAGTTCCGCGAAGACCTCGGTGGCGGCATCGTCGTCACCAGAGGGCAGGAACGCTGCCTCTACGTCTTCAGCACGGCCGAATTCGAGACGATGCACGAACGGATCCGTCAGGCGCCGCTCGCGAACAAGCAGGCGCGTGACTTCATGCGACTGTTCCTCTCCGGTGCGAGTGCGGAGATGCCAGACAGCCAGAACCGCATCACCATCCCCGTGCACCTTCGTCAGTACGCGGGCCTGCAGAAGGAACTCATCGTCACCGGAGTCGGCGCCCACGCCGAGATCTGGGATGCCGAGAGCTGGAACAGCTACCTCGCAGCCGGCGAGGAGACCTACTCCGAACTCGAGCAGGAGGTGATTCCGGGACTCTTCTGA
- a CDS encoding DUF3040 domain-containing protein encodes MPLSEQEQRLLDEMERHLLHNDADVVSAPSGDRALSYRNLVYGALLLLAGVGGLIVGVVLGDVWGVVVGVIGFVAMLGGVMIAVTPVRKPLSAVPRERAPKQRSSASFMDRMNDRWDRRQDGN; translated from the coding sequence ATGCCACTCTCCGAACAGGAGCAGCGTCTGCTCGATGAGATGGAACGCCATCTCCTCCACAACGACGCCGATGTCGTCAGTGCGCCGTCAGGCGATCGAGCTCTCAGCTACCGCAACCTCGTCTACGGAGCGCTCCTGCTCCTCGCAGGGGTGGGCGGGCTGATCGTCGGAGTCGTGCTCGGAGACGTCTGGGGCGTCGTGGTCGGCGTCATCGGATTCGTCGCCATGCTCGGGGGTGTCATGATCGCCGTGACTCCCGTCCGCAAGCCGCTCTCTGCCGTTCCTCGCGAGCGCGCACCCAAGCAGCGGAGTTCCGCATCCTTCATGGATCGCATGAACGATCGATGGGACCGCCGCCAAGACGGCAACTGA